A region of Chlamydia crocodili DNA encodes the following proteins:
- a CDS encoding 1-deoxy-D-xylulose-5-phosphate synthase: MTSQNFSILSQISSPTDLKKLSFAELSLLAEQMRHKIISVLTKTGGHLASNLGIIELTIALHYVFSSPEDKFIFDVGHQAYPHKLLTGRNTTEFNRIRHDHGLSGFTSPFESVHDLFFSGHAGNALSLALGMAKATENSRTHILPILGDAAFSCGLTLEALNNIHPDLSKFIVILNDNNMSISQNVGVMSKSLSRWIHHPKFSLLSRKLEKWLIKIPRYGNSIARRSHKVSTCLKSFFCPIPIFEQFNLAYMGPVDGHNIKKLISLFQTVRDLPFPILIHVCTKKGKGLEIAQENPSKYHGVKANFNATAEDKLLPTVKPQLTYPDIFGKTLCSLGESSPNLHVITPAMSLGSRLETFKEKFPERFVDVGIAEGHAVTFSAGIAKANTPVICSIYSTFLHRAMDNVFHDVCLQNLPVIFAIDRAGLAYGDGCSHHGIYDLSFLRAMPNMIICQPRSAIVFQQLLQSSLQWTRPSAIRYPNIAALQGDPIATDVDMYRDPGLGEILSQGEDVLIVGLGHMCSAALSIKLQLLAHGISATVVDPIFIKPFDNNLFSILLMHHSKVIIIEEHSIRGGLASEFNDFLATYSFKVDILHFGIPDAIFSHGDKDNLLKRVGLDTDSMVKRILTHFNFRTKTFPSNKLSIV; the protein is encoded by the coding sequence ATGACTTCTCAAAATTTCTCTATTTTAAGTCAGATATCCTCCCCCACAGATCTAAAAAAGCTTTCTTTTGCTGAGCTTTCTCTTCTTGCTGAGCAAATGCGTCATAAAATTATTTCTGTTCTCACCAAAACTGGAGGACATCTTGCTTCTAATTTAGGTATCATTGAATTAACGATAGCTTTGCATTATGTATTCTCGTCTCCTGAGGATAAATTTATCTTTGATGTCGGTCACCAAGCCTATCCTCATAAATTACTTACCGGAAGGAATACTACAGAATTCAATCGGATCCGTCATGATCATGGTTTGAGTGGATTTACCTCTCCTTTTGAAAGTGTTCATGACCTTTTCTTCTCAGGTCATGCAGGTAATGCACTTTCGTTAGCTTTAGGGATGGCAAAGGCTACAGAAAATTCTAGAACTCACATTCTTCCTATTCTTGGTGACGCAGCATTTTCTTGCGGATTAACTTTAGAAGCATTGAATAATATACATCCTGACTTATCTAAATTTATTGTCATTTTAAATGACAATAACATGTCCATCTCTCAGAACGTGGGTGTAATGTCCAAGAGTTTATCTCGCTGGATACACCACCCCAAATTCAGCTTACTTTCTAGAAAACTAGAAAAATGGTTAATCAAGATTCCCCGTTATGGCAATAGTATAGCCAGGCGTTCACACAAAGTATCTACCTGCTTGAAATCTTTCTTTTGCCCGATTCCTATTTTTGAGCAGTTTAACTTAGCCTATATGGGACCTGTAGATGGTCACAACATAAAAAAGTTAATATCTTTATTTCAAACGGTACGTGATTTACCTTTCCCTATTCTTATTCATGTCTGTACAAAAAAAGGTAAAGGCCTAGAAATCGCCCAAGAAAATCCTTCTAAGTACCATGGAGTGAAGGCAAATTTTAATGCTACTGCAGAAGATAAGCTACTTCCTACAGTTAAGCCACAGCTTACCTATCCCGATATCTTTGGAAAAACACTGTGCTCTCTTGGAGAAAGCTCTCCGAATTTACACGTTATTACTCCAGCAATGTCTTTGGGATCACGATTAGAAACGTTTAAAGAAAAATTCCCAGAACGTTTTGTTGATGTTGGTATTGCTGAAGGCCATGCGGTAACATTTTCAGCGGGTATCGCTAAAGCTAATACTCCTGTTATTTGTTCTATTTACTCTACATTCTTACATCGTGCTATGGATAATGTATTCCATGATGTATGTTTACAAAATTTACCAGTAATTTTTGCTATAGATCGTGCAGGTTTAGCTTATGGCGATGGTTGTAGCCATCATGGCATTTACGACTTGAGTTTCCTTCGTGCTATGCCCAATATGATTATTTGTCAGCCAAGGAGTGCAATAGTTTTCCAACAGCTCCTTCAATCTTCACTTCAATGGACACGTCCTTCTGCGATTCGCTATCCTAATATCGCAGCACTTCAAGGTGATCCTATAGCTACGGATGTCGACATGTATCGCGATCCGGGATTGGGAGAAATCCTCAGTCAGGGCGAGGATGTATTAATTGTGGGTCTTGGGCATATGTGTAGCGCTGCCCTATCAATAAAATTGCAGCTACTCGCTCATGGAATTTCTGCAACCGTTGTTGACCCTATATTTATCAAACCTTTTGATAATAATCTCTTTAGCATTCTATTAATGCATCATTCTAAAGTCATCATTATAGAAGAGCACTCTATCCGTGGAGGCCTAGCTTCGGAATTTAATGATTTCCTAGCTACCTACAGCTTTAAAGTCGATATCTTACACTTTGGAATTCCTGATGCTATTTTTTCTCATGGGGATAAAGATAACTTATTAAAAAGGGTGGGATTAGATACCGATAGCATGGTTAAACGTATTCTTACACACTTTAACTTCCGCACAAAAACATTTCCGTCTAACAAACTGAGTATTGTCTAA
- a CDS encoding exodeoxyribonuclease VII small subunit, protein MEEIPFEKAMERLEEILDLMNQPSTSLDSSLKLYEEADALMRICESRIHKAEERVRELSEKRNEDLLSEEESFAH, encoded by the coding sequence ATGGAAGAAATTCCCTTTGAAAAGGCTATGGAAAGGTTAGAAGAGATCTTAGATCTTATGAATCAACCTTCAACCTCTTTAGATTCTTCTTTAAAACTTTATGAAGAAGCAGATGCGTTAATGCGCATTTGTGAGTCACGTATTCATAAAGCAGAAGAACGTGTGCGTGAGTTATCAGAAAAGCGAAATGAAGATCTTCTTTCTGAAGAAGAATCTTTCGCACATTAA
- the xseA gene encoding exodeoxyribonuclease VII large subunit, translating into MTTSSSPQAVTTLTESIKNLLESNFCHIVVKGELSNVSLQPSGHLYFGIKDSKSFLNGAFFHFKSKYFDRRPKDGDSVIIHGKLTVYAPRGQYQIVAHALVYAGEGDLLQKFEETKKRLSAEGYFAIEKKQALPNIPKCIGVITSPTGAVIQDILRILSRRCYQYKLLIYPVTVQGTTAAKEISQAIEVMNQEQLADVLILARGGGSIEDLWAFNEEIIVKAIDASSIPIISAVGHETDYTLCDFAADVRAPTPSAAAEIVCQSSQQQIQIFKSYLHYLNAHSQQLFSGKIKQIQQWKRYLDHVDFFRSAQQSLDYLCLSVERSIQTKLSQCKQRYTQYTRWLQSDILQRLTYRLHDLWKMIVQAFHNRLLALKHLCVHMKKNLVFHNTQQFSQRLDPWKQQIHRALYQRLRYFHQSLAHKQTLLKHFKIKLYQQFIKEKQALNLLKKRLISIFINTVYEHREHYFRIHENFILSLHHLVERNREKYHTASRQLSSLNPKNVLKRGYAMLFDFNENFAIISAKSLHKHSCVRLRLQDGEATLTVTDIQNFETQES; encoded by the coding sequence ATGACAACCTCATCTTCTCCTCAAGCAGTAACAACTCTTACAGAATCTATAAAGAATCTCCTTGAGTCAAATTTTTGCCATATTGTCGTCAAAGGAGAGTTAAGTAATGTCTCACTACAGCCTAGCGGACATTTATATTTCGGAATTAAAGATAGTAAATCTTTTTTAAATGGGGCTTTTTTCCATTTTAAAAGTAAATATTTCGATCGTCGTCCTAAAGATGGTGATTCTGTAATCATTCATGGAAAACTCACTGTATATGCTCCACGAGGTCAATACCAAATTGTAGCCCATGCTTTAGTGTATGCTGGAGAGGGAGATCTTTTACAAAAATTTGAAGAGACTAAGAAGCGTCTCTCTGCTGAAGGTTATTTTGCTATAGAGAAAAAACAGGCCCTTCCTAACATTCCTAAATGTATTGGGGTGATTACCAGCCCTACGGGGGCAGTAATTCAAGATATTTTACGTATTCTTTCTCGTCGCTGTTATCAATACAAACTTCTTATTTATCCTGTAACAGTCCAAGGAACAACCGCAGCAAAAGAGATTTCTCAAGCTATTGAAGTGATGAATCAAGAACAATTAGCTGATGTTCTTATTTTAGCACGCGGTGGTGGCAGCATAGAAGACCTCTGGGCTTTCAATGAAGAAATCATCGTAAAAGCGATAGATGCTAGCTCGATTCCCATCATTTCTGCTGTCGGTCATGAGACTGACTATACATTATGTGATTTTGCTGCAGATGTCCGTGCTCCCACACCTTCTGCTGCTGCAGAAATTGTTTGTCAAAGTAGCCAACAGCAAATCCAAATATTTAAAAGCTATTTGCACTACCTGAATGCGCATTCCCAACAACTTTTTTCAGGAAAAATAAAACAAATTCAGCAATGGAAGCGTTATTTAGATCACGTAGATTTTTTCCGTTCAGCCCAGCAATCTTTAGATTATCTTTGTTTATCCGTAGAGCGGTCTATACAAACAAAACTTTCACAATGCAAACAGCGCTATACGCAATATACGCGATGGCTGCAAAGTGACATACTTCAACGTCTAACATATCGTCTTCATGATCTTTGGAAAATGATCGTTCAGGCTTTTCACAATCGCCTGCTCGCTTTAAAACATCTGTGCGTGCATATGAAAAAAAATCTTGTTTTTCATAATACGCAGCAGTTTTCTCAAAGATTAGATCCTTGGAAACAACAAATTCATAGGGCTTTATATCAACGCTTAAGATATTTTCATCAATCTTTAGCGCATAAGCAAACACTATTAAAACATTTTAAAATTAAATTATATCAGCAATTTATTAAGGAAAAACAAGCTCTTAATCTTTTAAAGAAACGTTTGATCAGTATTTTTATCAATACTGTTTATGAGCATCGAGAACACTATTTTCGCATTCACGAAAATTTTATACTTTCCCTACACCACCTTGTAGAAAGAAATCGGGAAAAATATCACACAGCCTCTAGACAACTGAGTTCATTAAATCCTAAAAATGTTTTAAAACGTGGTTATGCTATGCTCTTTGACTTTAATGAAAATTTCGCTATTATCTCCGCAAAAAGCTTACACAAACATAGTTGTGTAAGATTGCGACTGCAGGACGGGGAAGCCACTCTTACTGTAACGGATATTCAGAATTTTGAAACTCAAGAGTCCTAA
- the tpiA gene encoding triose-phosphate isomerase: MGRKSYVFGNWKMYKTVKEAKEYIAVLGPLLKETLPASVIGITPAFTALSACSEVIKNSNYPIWLGAQNVHQDTSGAFTGEVSLPMLKEFNVDYVLLGHSECRHIFHEEDATIALKVGAASREGVVPVLCIGETLEAKEKGTTKDILSNQLILGLAQLPATASVIIAYEPVWAIGTGKVASTADVQEVHAFCREVLSRIFSEEKADAISILYGGSVKADNAEGFAHCPDVDGLLVGGASLDPKIFASVIENFNL, translated from the coding sequence ATGGGACGTAAGAGTTATGTTTTTGGTAACTGGAAGATGTATAAGACAGTTAAAGAAGCTAAAGAGTACATAGCTGTCTTAGGTCCACTTCTTAAAGAAACATTACCCGCATCTGTAATCGGCATTACTCCAGCATTCACGGCATTAAGTGCTTGTAGTGAGGTAATAAAAAATTCTAACTATCCTATTTGGTTGGGCGCGCAAAATGTGCACCAAGATACTTCTGGAGCCTTTACCGGAGAAGTTTCCTTGCCTATGCTTAAAGAATTTAATGTAGATTACGTACTTTTAGGACATTCAGAATGTCGTCATATCTTTCATGAAGAAGATGCTACAATTGCTCTTAAAGTTGGGGCTGCATCTCGTGAGGGAGTTGTCCCTGTGTTATGTATTGGAGAGACTTTAGAAGCCAAAGAGAAAGGAACAACAAAAGATATTTTATCTAATCAGTTGATACTAGGCCTAGCTCAGCTTCCTGCGACTGCTTCTGTAATTATCGCTTATGAGCCTGTTTGGGCAATAGGTACAGGTAAAGTTGCTTCAACTGCAGATGTACAAGAAGTTCACGCGTTTTGTCGCGAGGTTCTTTCTCGAATCTTCTCTGAGGAAAAAGCAGATGCAATTTCTATTCTTTATGGAGGTTCTGTAAAGGCAGATAATGCTGAGGGATTTGCCCATTGTCCAGATGTAGATGGTTTATTAGTTGGAGGAGCTTCTTTAGATCCTAAAATTTTTGCCAGTGTCATAGAGAATTTTAATCTCTAG
- the secG gene encoding preprotein translocase subunit SecG, translated as MTGLFYSFLFIFLLLCVILCGLILIQESKSMGLGSSFGVDSGDSVFGVSTPDILKKVTAWLAVAFCFSCLLLSFATTHLGKKSQELPVNALEQVSPNGEEVPNE; from the coding sequence GTGACTGGCTTGTTTTATTCATTTTTATTTATTTTTCTTCTTTTATGCGTAATTCTTTGTGGACTGATTTTGATTCAAGAAAGCAAGAGCATGGGATTAGGTTCTTCTTTTGGTGTAGATTCTGGAGATTCTGTTTTTGGTGTATCGACTCCAGATATCTTAAAGAAAGTAACCGCTTGGCTTGCCGTAGCTTTTTGTTTTAGCTGCCTACTGTTGTCTTTTGCTACAACACACTTAGGAAAAAAATCTCAAGAGCTCCCTGTAAATGCTCTAGAACAAGTCTCTCCAAATGGAGAGGAAGTCCCTAACGAATAA
- the def gene encoding peptide deformylase produces the protein MIRELEYYGSHTLRRKADIIPEITAEIRQLVQDMHETMVAHKGVGLAAPQVGESVSLFVMCVEGETEDGDLIFCDFPKVYINPVLSDPSEDLVIGREGCLSIPGLRADVYRPQSITVTALNLDGQEFTEKLEGFPARIIMHENDHLLGVLYIDKMEEPKDPKKFKAALEKIRRRYNANLKEEDRAS, from the coding sequence ATGATTAGAGAATTAGAATATTATGGCAGCCATACATTGCGTAGAAAGGCTGATATAATTCCTGAAATTACTGCTGAGATTCGTCAGTTAGTTCAGGATATGCATGAAACTATGGTAGCTCATAAAGGTGTAGGTTTAGCTGCTCCTCAAGTAGGAGAAAGTGTAAGTCTTTTTGTTATGTGTGTTGAGGGAGAAACAGAGGATGGAGATTTGATCTTTTGTGATTTTCCTAAGGTGTACATTAATCCTGTTCTTTCCGATCCTTCTGAAGATCTTGTAATTGGTAGGGAGGGGTGTTTATCTATTCCGGGATTGCGTGCAGATGTTTATCGCCCTCAAAGTATTACCGTAACAGCTCTTAATCTTGATGGTCAGGAATTCACAGAAAAGTTAGAGGGATTCCCAGCACGTATTATCATGCATGAAAACGATCATCTCCTTGGTGTTCTGTACATTGATAAGATGGAAGAACCTAAAGATCCTAAGAAATTTAAGGCAGCATTAGAAAAAATACGACGTCGTTATAATGCTAATTTAAAAGAAGAAGATCGCGCTTCTTAA
- a CDS encoding CT351 family outer membrane beta-barrel protein codes for MKRCFPYLLVSSLLAFSSSADALTHKEAAKKKVSYLSHFKGLSGTLDIEDGVLNIHNNLRIQANRAYVDNVPDRGMKLIAHGNVMVNYRGKTLVCDYLEYYEDTDSCLLTNGRFAMYPWFLGGSMMTLTPETLIIHKGYISTSEGPSKHICLSGDYLEYSSDNVLSIGKTTFSICNIPILFLPQFSIMPMEIPKPPINFRGGTGGFLGSYLGVSYSPISKKNFQSTFFLDSFFKHGIGVGYNMHFSQKDNAENVFNMKSYYAHRLAIDMAEPRDRYRFHGNFSLSRKQAKLLGEYHVSDSWETVADIFPNNFSLKNTGPTQVSLTWRDTLFDGSLSSSVKVNPFQNVNQELPYLSLKQHPVNIKNTGIFIENLFECGYLNFAFSNNIPGSNFSSLRASASPKIYRTIPLLIGTLTPTVSASAIYYSNVPKTSLRHTQASAQVNLDYRFSAYKNYLHTKHIIEPFIAFTSATHPLAKNHEHHIFSINDAFSSLHLCKIGLESFILNRVSPNAPRTSIKLWTTQIFKNTFARSTFPKTACTISLPLDRKNTLSLDAEWIWKKHCWDHMNLLWQWVGSDNVGLTLEFLHRSKYSLLKCDRENYILDVSRSPEELFNSPLSDRRNLILGKVFIRPHPCWNYHLTLRYGWHRTNTPSYLEYQMILGTKVFEHWQLYSVYEKREADNRFFFYLKLDKPKRPFNK; via the coding sequence ATGAAGCGCTGTTTCCCCTATCTCCTTGTATCCTCTCTCCTAGCATTTTCATCTTCAGCGGACGCATTAACGCATAAAGAAGCCGCAAAGAAAAAAGTCTCTTATCTTAGTCATTTTAAAGGATTATCTGGAACTTTAGATATCGAAGATGGTGTGCTTAATATTCATAATAATCTTCGTATACAGGCAAATCGTGCCTATGTAGATAACGTCCCTGACCGTGGGATGAAATTAATTGCCCACGGCAATGTGATGGTTAATTATCGAGGAAAGACATTAGTTTGTGATTACTTAGAATACTACGAAGACACCGATTCATGTCTTTTGACAAATGGTAGATTTGCTATGTATCCATGGTTTCTAGGTGGGTCCATGATGACATTGACCCCCGAAACTCTGATTATCCATAAGGGATACATATCTACATCCGAGGGCCCTAGCAAACATATTTGCCTTTCTGGAGATTATCTAGAATACTCTTCTGACAATGTGCTATCCATAGGAAAAACAACATTTAGTATTTGTAATATTCCTATACTCTTTCTTCCACAATTTTCCATTATGCCTATGGAAATCCCTAAACCTCCTATCAATTTCCGTGGAGGTACAGGAGGTTTCTTAGGGTCGTATTTAGGGGTTAGCTATTCACCGATTTCTAAAAAGAATTTCCAATCTACATTTTTCTTAGATAGCTTTTTTAAGCACGGCATTGGCGTCGGTTATAATATGCATTTTTCCCAAAAAGATAATGCTGAAAATGTCTTTAATATGAAAAGTTACTACGCCCATCGTCTAGCCATCGATATGGCAGAACCTCGAGATCGCTATCGCTTTCATGGGAATTTTTCTTTATCACGAAAACAAGCAAAATTATTAGGAGAATATCATGTTAGTGATAGCTGGGAAACCGTAGCAGATATTTTCCCAAACAACTTCTCGTTAAAAAACACGGGGCCTACGCAAGTTAGCCTTACGTGGCGAGATACATTATTTGATGGAAGCCTATCTTCTTCTGTGAAGGTTAATCCTTTTCAGAATGTAAACCAAGAACTTCCCTACTTATCCTTGAAACAGCATCCTGTAAATATTAAAAATACGGGAATCTTTATTGAGAACCTGTTCGAATGTGGGTATTTAAACTTTGCCTTTAGCAATAATATTCCAGGATCTAACTTTTCTTCATTACGGGCTTCGGCATCTCCTAAGATCTACCGTACAATTCCTTTGCTTATAGGAACGCTAACACCAACCGTATCCGCATCTGCAATTTACTACAGTAATGTTCCAAAAACTTCTTTAAGACATACTCAAGCTTCTGCACAGGTAAATTTAGACTATCGTTTCTCTGCATATAAAAATTACCTCCATACAAAACATATCATAGAACCTTTTATTGCCTTTACCTCGGCTACGCATCCTTTAGCAAAAAATCATGAACACCATATCTTTTCTATAAATGATGCCTTTTCCTCTCTACATCTATGTAAGATTGGCTTAGAGTCTTTTATATTAAATAGGGTTTCTCCTAATGCTCCCCGGACATCGATAAAACTTTGGACAACGCAAATCTTTAAAAATACATTTGCTAGATCAACATTTCCAAAAACAGCATGTACGATCTCTCTACCTTTAGATCGTAAAAACACTTTATCTCTAGATGCTGAATGGATATGGAAAAAACATTGCTGGGATCACATGAATCTTCTTTGGCAATGGGTAGGAAGTGATAATGTAGGCTTAACCTTAGAGTTCCTTCATAGAAGTAAATATAGCCTTCTTAAATGCGATAGGGAAAATTATATCTTAGATGTTAGCCGCTCTCCTGAAGAGCTTTTTAATTCCCCTCTATCTGACCGTCGGAATCTCATTTTAGGGAAGGTTTTTATTCGTCCTCATCCCTGTTGGAATTATCATTTAACACTAAGATATGGCTGGCATAGGACGAACACACCAAGTTATCTTGAATATCAGATGATTTTAGGAACAAAAGTCTTTGAACATTGGCAGCTATATTCAGTATATGAGAAACGAGAAGCGGATAACCGCTTCTTCTTCTATCTAAAACTAGATAAGCCTAAACGCCCCTTTAATAAATAA
- a CDS encoding HEAT repeat domain-containing protein: protein MGLSRLIAPLGLLFSLPSLVFGNFPDPLSHKILYTSQKSVEQALIAYLEALDTHGEHDFSLLRKISENCLRQGLHSEDPYIRKSTIIGAGIVGSSEALEILSQAMETEDPLQQLLVLSALSSHLGKTSDELLFKALASAYPVIRLEAAYRLAGSKNIKVIDYLHSFIYKLPEEIQCLSAAIFLRLETEESDTYVRQLLSSTKTTTRNYAALLIGEYQQKRFLPTLRHLLTSASPLDREAAVYALGMLKDGQSYNAIKKLSERNDPDLSLAAAQALIAIGKEEEALPIFEKQVREERSNALYTARLLSKEVGVPLLLPVFLNTKNSESKLNAGLALIHLGCDHPHLLNYITEWLIQPHYSQALIPAFSKGRATQAWKCRGIILPHNPTERAKALSAIQSSEEQILMSLLQLPKEAYLPYIEKILLSQKTTLASKAITFLAHSSHQQALEILSRASQLPGEPVIRAYADLALYNLTKDPEKKLSLHRYAQDLIQETLLFIDTEDKQPHPDSPYLRYQITPETRAKLMLDILETLVASKTHEDIRLLIQLMTQTKAKNSHILAGLLMKIVE, encoded by the coding sequence ATGGGATTATCTCGTCTAATCGCACCCCTAGGATTACTATTTAGTTTACCCAGTTTAGTCTTTGGTAACTTTCCTGATCCTTTAAGCCATAAGATCCTTTACACTAGCCAAAAATCTGTAGAACAAGCTCTTATTGCCTATTTAGAAGCTTTAGATACTCATGGGGAACACGACTTTTCTTTATTAAGAAAAATTTCTGAGAACTGCTTGAGACAAGGATTACACTCAGAAGATCCCTATATAAGAAAAAGTACAATTATAGGTGCAGGTATTGTAGGTTCTTCAGAAGCATTAGAGATCCTCTCACAAGCTATGGAAACAGAGGATCCCCTGCAGCAATTATTAGTATTATCTGCTCTATCTTCGCACCTAGGGAAAACATCCGATGAGCTTTTATTCAAAGCTCTAGCCTCTGCCTATCCTGTGATTCGTTTAGAAGCAGCCTATCGCTTGGCAGGTTCAAAAAATATTAAAGTTATCGATTACCTCCATTCTTTCATCTATAAGCTCCCTGAAGAAATCCAATGTCTTTCTGCTGCTATCTTCTTAAGATTAGAAACTGAAGAATCGGACACCTATGTACGTCAGCTGCTCTCATCAACAAAAACTACAACAAGAAATTACGCAGCCCTACTCATTGGAGAGTATCAACAAAAACGGTTTTTACCTACATTACGGCATTTATTAACAAGTGCTTCTCCTTTAGATCGTGAAGCTGCTGTTTATGCTTTAGGCATGTTAAAAGACGGTCAAAGCTACAATGCTATAAAAAAACTCTCAGAAAGAAATGATCCTGATTTATCCTTGGCTGCTGCTCAAGCATTAATTGCTATTGGCAAAGAAGAAGAAGCTCTTCCTATTTTTGAAAAACAGGTACGAGAAGAACGTTCAAATGCTCTCTACACAGCACGATTATTATCAAAAGAAGTGGGAGTTCCTCTGTTGCTTCCAGTATTTTTAAATACCAAAAACAGCGAATCAAAGTTAAATGCTGGTTTAGCATTAATACATTTAGGATGTGATCACCCTCATCTTCTTAACTATATTACAGAATGGTTGATACAGCCGCACTATAGCCAAGCTCTCATCCCAGCATTTTCTAAAGGACGTGCTACACAAGCGTGGAAATGTCGAGGAATTATCCTTCCTCATAATCCTACGGAACGTGCTAAGGCTTTATCGGCAATTCAAAGTTCTGAAGAACAAATTCTTATGTCTCTATTGCAGCTTCCTAAAGAAGCGTATCTTCCCTATATAGAAAAGATATTGTTAAGTCAAAAAACCACCCTCGCTTCTAAGGCAATAACTTTTTTAGCACATTCTTCACATCAACAAGCTTTAGAAATTCTTTCACGGGCTTCCCAGCTCCCTGGAGAACCTGTAATTCGTGCTTATGCTGATTTAGCTTTGTATAATCTTACTAAAGATCCTGAAAAAAAATTATCCTTACATCGCTATGCTCAGGATCTCATCCAAGAAACTTTATTGTTTATTGATACGGAAGATAAACAACCACATCCTGACTCTCCCTATCTTCGCTATCAAATCACTCCAGAAACACGAGCTAAGCTTATGCTAGATATCCTTGAGACTCTGGTAGCCTCGAAAACTCATGAAGATATCCGCTTACTCATCCAGCTTATGACACAAACAAAAGCAAAAAATAGTCATATTCTAGCTGGGTTGTTGATGAAAATCGTAGAATAA
- a CDS encoding Maf-like protein, producing the protein MEPQLILGSSSPRRKSILQYFRIPFTCISSKFEEHTIPYQGDPIAYSRELAVGKAESIVKDHNPEGLILTADTVVVYKGAIFNKPNSYDEAIEMLKTLSGQTHSVITSVALFKDQKLVTGEETTQVTFTELPEEYLGRYVEAFSTLDKCGGYSIQEGGGLIIHNIQGCSYNVQGLPIKTLQHLLLEFNVNLWDYLV; encoded by the coding sequence ATGGAACCACAATTGATCTTAGGCTCTTCTTCTCCACGAAGAAAATCAATTCTACAATATTTTCGTATTCCCTTTACTTGCATCTCATCAAAATTCGAAGAACATACTATTCCCTATCAAGGTGATCCTATTGCATATTCACGGGAATTAGCTGTAGGGAAAGCTGAATCTATAGTCAAAGACCATAATCCTGAAGGTTTGATTCTCACTGCCGATACTGTTGTCGTGTATAAAGGAGCTATTTTCAATAAGCCGAACTCTTACGATGAAGCTATTGAGATGTTAAAAACATTAAGCGGTCAAACACATTCCGTAATCACCAGTGTTGCTCTTTTCAAGGATCAGAAACTAGTAACTGGAGAAGAGACAACGCAAGTAACATTTACTGAGCTCCCTGAAGAATACTTAGGAAGGTATGTCGAGGCATTTTCTACTTTGGATAAATGTGGAGGCTATAGCATTCAAGAAGGCGGGGGATTAATTATTCATAATATCCAGGGCTGCTCATATAACGTCCAGGGTCTTCCTATTAAAACATTGCAACATCTCTTGTTGGAGTTCAACGTTAATTTATGGGATTATCTCGTCTAA